In one window of Miscanthus floridulus cultivar M001 chromosome 12, ASM1932011v1, whole genome shotgun sequence DNA:
- the LOC136495530 gene encoding uncharacterized protein has protein sequence MGTTRLTKVLMDKGSSLNILYASTLDKMGIPHRNMCPSKASFYGIMPGKEVVPLRHIWLNVTFNQPNNFHKEPLTFEVVDFPGIYLALLGRPCLAKFMAVPNYTYLKLKMPGLKGVITVKGSFKQAYYYEQDCVVQADALIAPYALDGPGHDIGGAPAEEATKAVAVLD, from the coding sequence ATGGGCACCACACGCCTCACCAAAGTGCTGATGGACaagggcagcagcctcaacatactctatgccAGCACCCTTGACAAGATGGGCATCCCCCATAGAAACATGTGCCCTAGCAAGGCATCGTTCTATGGGATCATGCCGGGGAAGGAAGTCGTGCCCCTTAGGCACATCTGGCTCAACGTCACCTTCAACCAGCCAAACAACTTTCAtaaggagccactcacctttgaggtggttgactTCCCTGGCATCTACCTTGCCCTCCTTGGTCGACCATgcttggccaagttcatggctgtccccaactacacctacctaaagctcaagatgcctggcctgaagggggtcatcaccgtcaAGGGTAGCTTCAAGCAAGCCTACTACTATGAGCAAGACTGTGTTGTCCAAGCAGATGCACTCATCGCCCCCTATGCTCTCGATGGCCCTGGCCATGACATAGGAGGGGCACCAGCAGAGGAAGCAACCAAGGCAGTAGCGGTGCTCGATTGA